A genomic segment from Nicotiana sylvestris chromosome 1, ASM39365v2, whole genome shotgun sequence encodes:
- the LOC104246844 gene encoding probable histone H2AXb, with protein MSSGGGAGKGGAGRGKPKASKSVSRSSKAGLQFPVGRIARFLKAGKYAERVGAGAPVYLSAVLEYLAAEVLELAGNAARDNKKNRIVPRHIQLAVRNDEELSKLLGHVTIANGGVLPNIHQNLLPKKAGSGKGDIGSASQEF; from the exons ATGAGTTCAGGTGGAGGAGCAGGTAAAGGCGGCGCCGGAAGAGGAAAACCAAAGGCGTCTAAGTCGGTTTCTCGATCTTCAAAAGCCGGTCTTCAGTTCCCCGTTGGTAGGATCGCTCGTTTTCTTAAGGCTGGAAAGTATGCTGAACGTGTCGGTGCTGGTGCTCCAGTGTACCTTTCTGCTGTCCTTGAATATCTCGCTGCTGAG GTGTTGGAGTTGGCAGGGAATGCAGCAAGGGACAACAAGAAGAATCGTATAGTGCCAAGGCACATTCAGTTGGCTGTGAGGAATGATGAGGAGCTGAGCAAGCTTTTGGGTCATGTTACTATTGCCAATGGAGGTGTTCTGCCCAACATTCACCAGAATCTTTTGCCTAAGAAAGCTGGCTCTGGAAAGGGTGATATTGGCTCTGCATCCCAGGAGTTTTAG